The following proteins are co-located in the Mesorhizobium sp. M1E.F.Ca.ET.045.02.1.1 genome:
- a CDS encoding YciI family protein, whose amino-acid sequence MFYAILAYHVEETVQSWTPDEDAALMKDLLEINDRLTRAGKLGPAARLGETAKAVTLRGPGDGMVIDGPFTETKEQLLGLYVLDCADQDEAIAAARDLKRVNPTAVYEIRPIALYLPGAPLA is encoded by the coding sequence ATGTTCTATGCGATCCTTGCCTATCACGTCGAAGAGACCGTCCAGTCCTGGACGCCCGACGAGGATGCAGCCCTCATGAAAGACCTGCTCGAGATCAACGACAGGCTGACGCGCGCCGGCAAGCTGGGGCCGGCGGCAAGGCTGGGCGAGACCGCTAAAGCGGTCACGCTGCGCGGTCCGGGCGACGGCATGGTGATCGACGGTCCCTTTACCGAGACAAAGGAGCAGTTGCTCGGCCTCTATGTGCTGGATTGCGCGGACCAGGACGAGGCGATCGCGGCGGCGCGCGATCTCAAGCGCGTCAATCCCACCGCGGTCTACGAGATACGGCCGATCGCCCTTTATCTACCCGGCGCGCCGCTGGCCTGA
- a CDS encoding ATP-binding protein — protein MRRFLPQTLPVWVLLIVIASLMISQVATLYIVARDRAAANDVVDLYRLNDRAYSLVQLMHDATPEERKATASGLFNATYALTVSDTPAVTSSIAGDDQLAELEDILVGRLSKFGITDARVRRDPATQEADVPDGQVMNRDVGQVERDLLVLAADFAQSDKLTASLRFSDGQWLNFTEPITPAGPILSWDSLPLYSLIAGLIVVMSIWSLRRLTAPYRMMETAVNRIGNDLKSPPIAESGSREIRAAAKAVNAMQMRLRDYVEDREHLAAALAHDLRTPLTRMRLRLELLRKSAAREALAHDLADIESIASSVIDFAKFEVTEEKAERIDFWSLVESVADMFEDASFDEDATPSRGLICIARPVALRRCITNLVQNAVTYGKKAHIGVRRSGDTILLTIRDEGPGIPQAKLDQVFASFVRLEQSRNRETGGLGLGLTIARNIARGAGGEISLSNHPAGGLLTELCLPLAA, from the coding sequence ATGAGACGCTTCCTGCCGCAAACCCTGCCGGTCTGGGTGCTGCTCATCGTCATCGCCAGCCTGATGATCAGCCAGGTCGCGACGCTCTATATCGTGGCGCGCGACCGCGCTGCCGCCAACGATGTGGTTGATCTCTACCGGCTGAACGACCGCGCCTATTCGCTGGTGCAGCTGATGCATGACGCCACGCCCGAGGAGCGCAAGGCGACCGCATCCGGCCTGTTCAATGCCACCTATGCGCTGACCGTTTCGGACACTCCTGCCGTCACCTCCTCGATTGCCGGCGACGACCAGCTTGCCGAGCTGGAGGACATTCTGGTCGGCCGCCTGTCCAAGTTCGGCATCACCGACGCGCGCGTGCGGCGCGATCCGGCAACGCAGGAAGCCGATGTCCCGGACGGCCAGGTGATGAACAGGGATGTCGGCCAGGTCGAGCGCGATCTTCTGGTGCTGGCCGCGGACTTTGCGCAGAGCGACAAGCTGACGGCGTCGCTGCGCTTTTCCGACGGCCAATGGCTGAACTTCACCGAGCCGATCACGCCGGCGGGGCCGATCCTGAGTTGGGACAGCCTGCCGCTCTATTCGCTGATAGCGGGATTGATCGTGGTCATGTCGATCTGGTCGCTGCGCCGGCTGACGGCGCCTTACCGCATGATGGAGACCGCGGTGAACCGCATCGGCAACGACCTGAAAAGCCCGCCGATCGCCGAGAGCGGCAGCCGCGAGATCCGTGCCGCGGCGAAAGCGGTCAACGCCATGCAGATGCGCCTGCGCGACTATGTCGAGGACCGCGAACACCTGGCGGCAGCACTTGCGCATGATCTGCGCACGCCGCTGACCAGGATGCGGCTGCGTCTCGAGTTGCTGCGCAAATCAGCCGCTCGCGAAGCCCTTGCGCATGACCTCGCCGACATCGAAAGCATCGCCAGTTCGGTGATCGACTTCGCCAAATTCGAGGTCACGGAGGAAAAGGCCGAGCGGATCGATTTCTGGTCGCTGGTGGAATCCGTCGCCGACATGTTCGAGGATGCTTCCTTCGACGAAGACGCCACACCTTCGCGCGGCCTGATCTGCATCGCGCGGCCGGTGGCGCTGCGCCGCTGCATCACCAATCTCGTCCAGAACGCGGTCACCTATGGCAAGAAGGCGCATATCGGCGTGCGACGGTCGGGTGATACGATTTTGCTCACCATCCGCGACGAGGGGCCGGGCATCCCGCAGGCAAAGCTGGATCAGGTGTTCGCTTCCTTCGTGCGCCTCGAACAGTCGCGCAACCGCGAGACCGGCGGCCTGGGTCTCGGCCTCACCATAGCCCGCAACATCGCTCGCGGCGCCGGCGGCGAGATCAGCCTTTCCAACCATCCCGCCGGTGGCCTGCTGACGGAGCTGTGCCTGCCGCTGGCAGCTTGA
- a CDS encoding response regulator transcription factor, which yields MKSDAHILIVDDDKGIRDLLQEFFQKRGLRTTVAADGAEMEAILRRVQVDLIVLDVMLPGKSGLELCREIRANYTTPIIMLTAVTETTDRVVGLEMGADDYVPKPFDPRELLARIRAVLRRNGTAEPRRPAAKQIYRFAGWTMDCSRRRLTAPDDVRVELTMAEFNLLQTFVKSAQRVLTREQLIELSGGDTGYSFDRSVDILVSRLRRKMEDDPKTPKLILTVRSGGYQFLPETTSE from the coding sequence GTGAAATCCGACGCGCACATACTGATCGTCGATGACGACAAGGGCATACGGGACCTGCTTCAGGAATTCTTCCAGAAGCGGGGACTGCGCACGACGGTGGCCGCCGACGGCGCCGAGATGGAGGCGATCCTGCGCCGCGTGCAGGTCGACCTCATCGTGCTGGACGTGATGCTGCCGGGAAAAAGCGGGCTGGAGCTTTGCCGCGAGATCCGCGCCAATTACACCACACCGATCATCATGCTGACCGCGGTGACCGAGACGACGGACCGCGTCGTCGGCCTCGAGATGGGCGCGGATGACTATGTGCCGAAACCCTTCGATCCGCGCGAGTTGCTCGCCCGCATCCGCGCTGTTCTGAGGCGCAACGGCACCGCCGAGCCGCGCCGGCCCGCCGCCAAGCAGATCTACCGGTTCGCCGGCTGGACCATGGATTGCTCGCGCCGCCGCCTGACGGCGCCCGACGACGTGCGGGTGGAGCTGACGATGGCCGAGTTCAATCTGCTGCAGACCTTCGTCAAGAGCGCGCAGCGCGTGCTCACCCGCGAACAGCTCATCGAGCTTTCGGGTGGCGACACCGGCTACAGCTTCGACCGCAGCGTCGATATCCTGGTGAGCCGCCTGCGCCGCAAGATGGAAGACGACCCGAAGACGCCGAAGCTGATTCTGACCGTGCGCAGCGGCGGCTATCAGTTTCTGCCCGAAACGACCTCCGAATGA